The genomic segment ccaacatctaatagtaaaacttacaagtctcagagacaaagaaaaagacctgaaagcagctcgggacaagaggtctgtaacctacaatggtagaaacattagattggcagcagacctatccacagagacctggcaggccagaaaggactggcatgatatattcagagcactaaacgagaaaaatatgcagccaagaatgctatatccagctaggctgtcattgaaaatagaaggagagataaaaagcttccaggacaaaaaaaaaaaaaaaaaaaaaacctaaaagaatttgcaaacaccaaaccagccctacaaaaaatattgaaaggggtcctctaagcaaagagagagcctaaaagtaacatagaccagaaaggaacagagacaatatacagtaacagtcaccttacaggcaatacaatgacactaaattcgtatctttcaatagtaaccctgaatgtaaatgggctaaatgccccaaccAAAAgaacagggtatcagattggattaaaaaaaacaagacccactgatatgctgtctgcaagagactcattttagatgcaaagacacctccagatttaaagtgagggggtggaaaaccatttaccatgctaatggacatcaaaagaaagctgggatggcaatccttatatcagacaaattagattttaaaccaaagactataataagagatgaggaaggacactatatcatacttaaagggtctatgcaacaagaagatctaacaattttaaatatctatgcccctaacatgggagcagccaattatataagccaattaataacaaaatcaaagaaacacatcgacaataatacagtaatagtaggggaatttaacacccacccccctcactgaaatggacagatcatctcagcaaaagatcaacaaggaaataaaggctttaaatgacacactggaccagatgggacttcacagataaattcagaacattccatcccaaagcaacagaatacacattcttctctagtgcacatggaacattctccagaatagatcacattctgggtcacaaatcaggtctcaactggtaccaaaagattggaatcattccctgcatattttcagaccacaatgctttgaaactagaactcaatcacaagagtgctcgcttcagcagcacatatactagaactcaatcacaagaggaaagttggaaagaactcacatacatggagactaaagagcatcctactaaagaatgaatgggtcaaccaggaaattaaaaaagaaacaaattcatggaaacaaatgaaaatgaaaacacaactgttcaaaaatcttcgggatgcagcaaacgtggtcctaagaggaaagtatatagcaatacaagcctttctcaagaaacaagaaaggtctcaaatacacaacctaatcctaaacctaaaggagctggagaaagaacagcaaataaagcctaaacccagcaggagaagaaaaacaataaagatcagagcagaaatcaatgaaatagaaaccaaaagaacagtagaacagatcaatgaaactaggagctggttctttgaaagaattaataagattgataaacccctggccagacttatcaaaaagaaaagagaaaggacccaaataaataaaatcatgaatgaaagaggagagatcacaaccatcaccaaagaaatacaaataattataagaacatattatgagaaactatatgccagcaaattagacaatctggaagaaatggatgccttcttagagacgtataaactaccaaaaccaaaccaggaaggaatagaaaacctaaacaaactcataaccagtaaggaaattgaagcagtcatcaaaaatctcccaacaaacaagagcccaggaccagatgactttccaggggaattctaccaaacatttaaagaagaactaatacctattcttctgaaactgttccaaaaaatagaaatggaaggaaaacttccaaactcattttatgaggccagcattaccttgatcccaaaaccagacaaagaccccatcaaaaaggagaattacagactaatatccctgatgaacatggatgcaaaaattctcaccaaaatacgagccaataggatccaacagtacattaaaaggattattcaccacgaccaagtgggatttatccctgggctgcaaggttggttcaacatccgcaaatcaatcaatgtgaaacaatacatttataaaagaaagaacaagaaccatatgatactctcaatagatgcagaaaaagcacttgacaaagtacagcatcctttcttgattaaaactcttcacagtttagggatagagggtacatacctcaatatcataaaagccatctatgaaaaacccacagcaaatatcatgcttcatggggaaaaactgagagcttttcccctaaggtcaggaacacagcaaggatgtccactatcaccactgctattcaacatagtattagaagtcctagcctcagcaatcagataacaaaaagaaataaaaggcatccgaatcggcaaagaagaagtcaaactctcactctttgcagatgatatgatactttatgtggaaaacccgaaagacaccacccaaaactgttagaactcatacaggaattcagtaaactggcaaaatataaaatcaatgcacagaaatcagttgcatttctatacaccaacaacaagacagaagaaagagaaattaaggagctgatcccatttacaattgcacccaaaaccataagatacctaggaataaatctaaccaaagaggcaaaggatctatactcagaaaactatagaatactcatgaaagaaattgaggaagacacaaagaaatggaaaaacgttccatgctcatagattagaagaataaatactgtgaaaatgtctatgctacctagagcaatctacacatttaatgcaatccctatcaaaataccaccaactttttccaaagaaatggaacaagtaatcctaaaatttgtatgaaaccagaaaagaccccgaatagccaaaggaatgttgaaaaagaaaagcaaagctggtggcatcacaattccagacttcaagctctattacaaagctgtaatcatcaagacagtatggtactggcacaaaaacagacacacagatcaatggaacagaatagagagcacagatatggaccctcaactctatggtcaactaatctttgacaaagcaggaaagaatgcccaatggaaaaaagacagtctcttcaacaaatggtgttgggaaaattggacagccacatgcagaagaatgaaactggaccattctttccaccacacataaaaatagattcAAATGGATGAacaacctcaatgtgagacaggaatccatcaaaatccttgaggagaatacaggcagcaacctcttcgacctcagccgcagcaacttcttcctagaaacatcgccaaaggcaagggaagcaagggcaaaaatgaactattgggacctcatcaagataaaaagcttttgcacaccaaaggaaacagtcaacaaaaccaaaagacaactgacagaatgggagaaaatatttgcaaatgacatatcagataaagggctaatataaaaaaatctataaagaacttatcaaactcaacacccaaagaacaaataatccaatcaagaaatgggcagatgacatgaacagacattgctgcaaagaagacatccaaatggccaacagacatatgaaaaactgctcaacgttgctcagcatcagagaaatacaaatcaaaacctcagtgagataccacctcacaccagtcagaatggctaaaattaacaagtcaggaaacgacagatgttggcgaggatgtggagaaaggggaaccctcctacactgttggtgggaatgcaaactggtgcagccgctctggaaaacagtatggaggttcctcaaaaagttgaaaatagagctaccctatgacccagcaatcacactactgggtatttaccccaaagatacaaatgtagtgatctgaaggggcatgtgctccccaatgtttatagcagcaatgtccacaatagccaaactatggaaagagcctagatgtccagcaacagatgaatggataaagaagatgtagtatatatatatgtgtgtgtgtgtatatatatatatatatatacacacacacacaatggaatatcatacagccatcaaaaaatgaaatcttgccatttgcaatgacgtggatagaactagaggatattatgctaagcgaaataagtcaatcagagaaagacaattatcatatgatctcactgatacgaagaatttgagaaacaagacaggatcataggggaagggagggaaaaatgaaacaagacaaaaccggagggggagacaaaccataagagactcttaatctcaggaaacaaactgagggttgctggaggggaggggggtgggagggatggggtggctgggtgatggacactggggagggtatgtgctatggtgagcgctgtgaattgtgtaagactgatgaattacagatctgtacccctgaaacaaataatacattatgttaataataataataataataataataaagattttaggCTTAGGAAACATGCCAAATGAAATTAGGATACTAAATTCTACATATAGCATGCTCCAAAttttattatacacacacacacacacaccctacaagGATATATGCTAAAATGTTAAAGAAGTTATTGCCAGGTTAcataagtaattttttctttttcttttttctttttgtattttccaacattttaacaatattcatttattattgtatgacaagaaaaaagttaacagaacttattttaaaagaacttttttttttaataggattcttttttttttctttttctttttttttagtaatctctatacctactGTGGgcattgaactcacaaccctgagatcaagagtcacatgctctactgactgagccgaccaggtgcccctaataataAGAACTTATTTCATAATCAGACTGTCCACAGGCATACATTCATCTCCTCAACTTCCAGAGACTCCATTTAAATGACAATAAGGGAATAAACAACACAATAACACTGAGGACAGAAGGAGATGAAGGGGCTTCAGTCCCCAAAGGGTTACTATGCTacagttttcaaagtatttttcatgtccactatctcatttaatcttcataacagcCCAATAAGTTAGATTgtattattatctgcattttacaatTTGGAAAACAATGACTCAAAGAGACTAATTAAACTCTAAGGTCATACTACTCTTGAGtggcagaggagaaaggggacAGAAGCCACCCCACCTAGTCCTACGTGTTCCCACATCACAAAGCCTCCTCCTGGATATTAGCAGATTGGAGCTCTGTACATGAACAAGTATCTGccgtaaaacaaaacaaagcaacactTACCCCATAAAATTCTGTGTGTCCTGATTTCTTCTGGCAATTCAAGGCTAGCATAGACGTCACTGAAATACAGCTCCCCCCCGTGCTGAAACAGCATTATTAGTCCAAACAAGGTTAAAGATGACATTAGTCCCAGATAGCAAAGAAAGGAATGAGgagataaaatcaattttaaaaaccaaacagaagTACTGAGGTGACTCTTGGTGAACAAAGCCCAGCTGCCTTACTAGTTACAAGCAATAGCTGCGTGCCAAGATTTCTTTTCAGTGCCCTACAGACAATAAAATGGCTTTCCAAGAGTGTTTCTCTCCTAAATAAAGATACTCGGGTACTTAAAATTTTAGCCAGTCTGAACCAAATGCAGTCCCAGGTGGTTGTATAACTAATAGAAGTAAATAGTATTCCCGAattcttctcctttaaaaatcataacttttgtaatgttatttatttttataataataattatattttttgaatgtCCTTAAAATCTCAGACATATGAGTGATCAGGaattttacgattttatttagcTAGTTTCAAGGGCTCTGAGTCCAGATTGTACTATAATGTCTCTACCTTTTAGAAGTACATCTTGATGAAGATAGTATGCTGGCCCATGACATTATTAAATCATTCCTACATATTCTTATTTCATCTCTATGACAAGCCCTGTAAACCAAAAATCTCAGAATCTTCTATCTATCACGAAGATATACATCTCATGATATATGTGGAGGGTATGGAGCTCCAGCAAGTCTTCCTTTTAGAAAGTAGTTAATGtaaaatttccatcttttttaaCTTCCCAAAGATCTGAAATCCTGATAGAAATGAAATAAGCAGCCCTCAGAAACACTATATAAGCTGGAAGAGTCTATCCATAGCAATCTTTCGGAGTCAGTCCAAAAGTCCCTGAAGTTCTAAGATGCTATCCCAGGACCAGAGGCAGCAGGGCACAGGAAAAGAGACCACAATAAAGCAACTATTTTACAGCATCCAATGACAATCATGACTCTCGGATTTACGACCTTTTACGACATGAGAGGAAAAGGAATCCACGTCTGGGGCATTCTCGCCACGCCTCTTTTTGCCGTCCCTTTTTAACGTGAATAAATGGCAAGAGTTGGAGCTGTCAGCTCAAGGGGGCAAGAACAGGACAGATCCCATCTGCTCTTACCGACGTGTAGAGACCCGTTGTCTCCCCTTTCCCTCACCTTCAGCACTCGGTACGCCTCCTGCAGCACGGGTTCCTTATCAGGCACAAGGTTAATGACACAATTTGATCtaaaaaagaagagatggaatGTCAGGCAAATTCACACACTACTCAGAATGCTTCAAATCCTTTAGTCTCTAAAGACGTCTTCCATCATTTCCCAAAGCTACACcattctttctgcctccctcttctcttccccacgCTCAACTTTTTCCCAAGAAAAAGGAGATGGAGTGTTTAAAATCGCAATAAAATCGCAATAAATTTTTAGTCAATTTGagtgggcagaaaaaaaaaaatcaggcacgCTCCTGATTTGTGTCTGCGCGGATGGTCACCGCGCAACGGCACGAAGGCTGGTTCCCCATGCCTCCTGCACCACGCGTTTCTTAGGCCACATGTAGATAGGCGAAATTCATCAAAGGCAGCTTCATTAAGGCTGTCACCTGGGCATGATTTGACAACAattcaaaagaaaaggagaaacagactcctacaCCTTGCTGTGACAATAACACTGAAGATAACAGGTCGGTGTGTGTTGTACGAGCAGACTCAATGGTCCTGCTGTTCTTTTGGGCTCATCCGTTTATGTTTCAGTTTACAGTCGGTTCTCTCCTGGGCTAGTGTGTTCTGAGACCGGTGGGCTACAAGCACCTGAGAACAGCTCCGTCCCTTTATTAGGTCAGGCTTAACACCCTAAATGAGAGTCAGTTCCACAAAGAGTGTTCGACAGGAAATGGGCTATATTCACAGAAATAAGGGTATAGACCTACATAACAATATCGTAACTCTCATTCTTGATTCCAGTCTCCTCCAAATTCTCTATGTAGCCATGAAGAAAAGTCACATTGGGTGTCTGGAAGCCATGTTTTTCCATGTGATACTCAATATACTTCTTAGCCACTTctacctaaaaaaacaaaaaaccaaaaccatatataaatatatatatatatatatggatttgataatcatttttttaaatatgctactCTTTTACTAAAAATTTCCTATTATGAATggaatattcataatatatttttggtAAGTGTTTAAGGTTCCTCTGGGCATGTAGGATAAATTACAGTCTGGGACAACTCAATGAGGGATAAACTCtctgctgggttttttgttttgttttgttttgtttttttaattaggtaggctccacacccaatgtggggcttgaactcatgaccctgagagcaagagtcacatATTTTATTGCCTGAGCttgccaggtgccccttgatacATGGATTTTGCTTGAGTAAACTCTTCACTCAACAACAAAATCCTTCAAGATAGATGgcagaagcaagggaaaaatcAGACTCCACTGGGTCATCATGATATTCATTTATCAGGTCAAACCTCTGACTCTGTTCTCCCAGAAGAGCCCCTAATTGTCAAAGTTCTCAGCCTTCAGGGCAGGAAGCACTAGTGGCGCAAATGAGCTTTGCATTTAGCAGCCTTCTTAGATTATCCTTGAAGAGAGTCACAAAGGAAACAACTTTGTCTTTAAAAGAATGCCTTTGAGAATTCTTTCCTCCTTGTCCTCCAAATCTCTGCCTCACCTGACTTTCCGTCATGTCTATCCCAGTGACATGTCCTGTCTCACCGACCAGCTGACTCAGTACATAGCAATCTCTGCCACTTCCACTGCCCAGGTCCAAAATCCAGCAGTTTTCCAGACACTCAGGGATTACCAGACCACAGCCATAATACCtgggaaatagaaaatacatcCATGTATACATATTTTCCCCCTAGAGACTAGAATATGTGGAATCGCTAAATCTTACAAATCCTTTCTTCctacctctctccttcctttctgccctCCTTGCTTCCACCATTCACTGGATTTCTATTTAGGTGTTTCGTTTCCCCCACTAAACTGGAAGCTCCATGAAAACTGGGACTCTGTCTGCTTAGTTTACCATTGTTATCATCGTTGGGCACTGTACCAGGTACTAAGACAAACAAGCCATTtacaatatttgttgagtaaatacaTTTAGTTAGTTATTATAGCTGAACATCTACTAAAGGTCCAGAACTGTGCTCGTTATTGGAGAAGAAATGTACAAGATTTCTGTCCCCCAGGGGTATTTAACTGGGGAGGTAAACCATGAGCACAGAAAACATTTCCCATGATTTACTGCACAGGCAGTAAGTGCTATAGTGGTTTAGGGAAGAGGGTGCTCGAGGAGGGATAAGGCTTCACAAAGTAGGTAGGACATCAGTGAAGTGTTGGAAGGGCAGGATTTGTTAGgtagaaaggagagggaaggcatTCCAGATCAATAATTgcatgtgaggggcgcctgggtggctgagttgttaggcgtctgccttcggatgaggtcatgatcccagggttctgggatctgggatccgcactcagcagggagcctgcttctccctctgcctgcagctcccctggttatgcttgccctctctctctgtcaaataaataaaatcttttttaaaaaaaataattgcatgtgaggcaggaggaagggaaaggtcTAGCTAGAGTAGTATAGTGCATCAGAGGGAGCTGGGGTTGGTTAGGAAGTGGGGGCCAAACTGGACAGCCTTGAATGTCAGGTCCAAGGTGTATCCTGAGTAAAGGGaggttgggtggggaggggcgtcATTGGAAGTTTTTAAACAGAGCTGTAAGACGATCATTGCTGTGCTTTACCAGTTTTATGGTAGACACGGCAAACTAGATGGATCGGAGGAAATGGGTTAATTCCCTAGGGACCGCATCACTGTCTTGAAAAAGCTGCTGCCTAGAGTCTtcatggtggggggatggggggcagcaCAGGGAACTCTACCTCAAGGCTACTTCTTCATGTACATTCGTCAAGGCTTCCCGGATGTGCTTGGGGACCAGCCTGGCTGCAGTGACGCAGGCACTGGTCTGGAGATCTGCTGATTTCTTCAGCACCTGCCCGTAGTAGGTCTGACCAGAGGCCAAgggcagggttggggtggggagagagaaaagctggAACTGGTATCCACAGGGTGAAGTCTCCCAtgtccaccaccacccccagccccacccatcCAGGCCTGGCTAGGCTTTACCCCTGCAAAGCTCTAAGCCCAGACTTTGCCCTGCACCCCCCTCCCGTCCCCTCCTTGATCCTGGGGGGCAAGGGCACAGGCGGGCCGGGCTAACAAAGGCCTAGTGCTCCCACTCAGTCGAGGCTCCTCCTGGGCCATTCCAGGCCCTTCTGCTGGCACCTGCACGTCCTTCCGTATCTCAGCGTCTCGGGGGGCCGCCACTGCcgggaggagaaaaaaggaagctgAAAGGCAAAGGTGCTGAGCACCTGCAAGGGGAAAGGAGCGGGCTAAGGTAGAGGGGTGGTTAAAAGGCAGGccgggagggcgcctgggtggctcagttggttaagcgactgccttcggctcaggtcatgatcccagggtcctgggatcgagtcccacatcgggctcccggctcagcggggagcctgcttctccctctgaccctctcctctctcatgctgttcctctctcgctcgctctctaataaataaataaataaataaaatctttaaaaaaaaaaaaaaaaggcaggccgGGAGCGCTTGTGATGGTGACTGGTAGGGGGTGGTGATTGCAGGGCCTGCCTCGAGGGTCCGcactgggggcggggcagggaggcgAGGGGCGGCGCACTCACTGTCTGCTGGGCCTCTGGACTCCAGGACTTGGGCACTCCCGCAACCAGCTCCCCAGGCCGAGCACTCCCGAGGCCCCGCCCCGGGGCAGGCAGGCCTGATCTCCGGAGGGGCGGGCTTCCCGAGCCTGCACCAGGTGGTGCCAGCCGGCTCCACCCGCTGGGGGATGCAGGAACCCGCCACCGCTTCCAGGAGCTTCCAACGCAGTCTGATCATCTGCCCTCACATGGCGCTCTGACCCTGCTGGGCCCAGTGTCATCTCGGTTGTCTTTAGTCTCTCCAACCAGGAAGAGGCTATTACTATTCATTAGTATCTTCCTTTATTGCtccactgtggttttcatttataAACCCGGACTTAAAGGAACCCATATGATTTTTGCCCCTTTGGGGAATGAAGTTACCttgctcaatcttttttttttttttaattgaagtctagttgatatacaatgttacctaagtctcaggtgtacaacatagtgattccacaattccaTACATTCCACAATGCTCACCACAAGCATAGTTGCCATCTGCTGCCTTATTccattactgactatattccctatactgtacttctcatccccatgacttactcattttacAACTGTAAGTTTTAcctcttagtccccttcaccaattttgcccatccctgcccctgcaaccaccagtttgtaTTAGTCTGTTTCTTTAGATCCCACACATAAGTGaattatgtggtatttgtctctctctgcctggcttatttcacttggcataatacccccTGGGTCCATCATGTTGTcccaaatagcaagatctcattcttttctatggctgtgtaatattctattatataaataCGGAATTGTATATtattgtgagtgtgtgtgtgtgtgtgtatacacatacatatacacctcttctttatccattcatctattgatggacacttaggttgcttccatatcttggctactgtaaataatgctgcaataaacataggggtgcatgtaccttttcaaattagttttcattttgggggcGTAAATAACCAGcaatggaattactagatcacatggtagttctatttttaattttctgaggaacccccatactgttttccacagtgactgcaccagtttgtattctcaccaacagggtgagggtttccttttctccacatccttaccaacacttgttatttcttgtccttctgattttattttagtcattctgactggtgtgaggtggtatctcaccgtggttttgatttgcatttcccagatgatgagcgagcatgagcaccttttcatgtgtctgccggccatctgtacatcttctttggggaaatgtccgTTCAGGTCCTCCGCCCATTTTTTACACAAATTATTTATTCTCAATCTATTTTTAAAGTCaggtttagggcgcctgggtggctcaaatgcttaagcgtctgccttcagctcaggtcatgatgccagggtcctgggatcaaggcccacattgggctcctggctgggcggggggcctgcttctccctctccctctgcctctccccctgctcatgctctctctctctctctctctgtgtctctgtgtctcaaatgaataaataaaatcttaaaaaaaaaaaaagtcaggtttattgagatataattcacattcaGGAAAATCCAACTTTCTCTAGCGTACAGTACTGTGAATTCTGACAAACGAATACATGACAATAGAGACTCTCTCATGCTGAAGTTTCTTTGTGCCCCTTTGTAGTAaatccccctcctctcccccaccagcTCCTAAACAACCACCGATCTATTCTCCCTCCTTATCCAGAATGCcatggaatcatactgtatgcATGTAGCAGTTTTCAGTCTGTTTTGaattatatttagaaaagcaACTCTGCTAAATTCATTTTTAACCTCTAGTAATTTCTAGTCAATTCACTTGTGTTTCCTAAGTATTGTCATTTCATCCTGcagaaaattttttcttccacCCCTATATTGaaaaacatgggtttgaactgcacggtCCACTtctttgtagaattttttt from the Halichoerus grypus chromosome 7, mHalGry1.hap1.1, whole genome shotgun sequence genome contains:
- the AS3MT gene encoding arsenite methyltransferase isoform X2 is translated as MIRLRWKLLEAVAGSCIPQRVEPAGTTWCRLGKPAPPEIRPACPGAGPRECSAWGAGCGSAQVLESRGPADMAAPRDAEIRKDVQTYYGQVLKKSADLQTSACVTAARLVPKHIREALTNVHEEVALRYYGCGLVIPECLENCWILDLGSGSGRDCYVLSQLVGETGHVTGIDMTESQVEVAKKYIEYHMEKHGFQTPNVTFLHGYIENLEETGIKNESYDIVISNCVINLVPDKEPVLQEAYRVLKHGGELYFSDVYASLELPEEIRTHRILWGECLGGALYWKNLAILAQKIGFCTPRLVTANLITVQNKELERVIGDCRFVSATFRLFKLPKTGPAKRCQVIYNGGITGHEKELIFDANFTFKEGEIVEVDEETAAILKNSRFAQNFLIRPIGEKLPACSGCSALGSKRKSHVRTKRPSGSRRELSPETNPTRP
- the AS3MT gene encoding arsenite methyltransferase isoform X1, with amino-acid sequence MIRLRWKLLEAVAGSCIPQRVEPAGTTWCRLGKPAPPEIRPACPGAGPRECSAWGAGCGSAQVLESRGPADMAAPRDAEIRKDVQTYYGQVLKKSADLQTSACVTAARLVPKHIREALTNVHEEVALRYYGCGLVIPECLENCWILDLGSGSGRDCYVLSQLVGETGHVTGIDMTESQVEVAKKYIEYHMEKHGFQTPNVTFLHGYIENLEETGIKNESYDIVISNCVINLVPDKEPVLQEAYRVLKHGGELYFSDVYASLELPEEIRTHRILWGECLGGALYWKNLAILAQKIGFCTPRLVTANLITVQNKELERVIGDCRFVSATFRLFKLPKTGPAKRCQVIYNGGITGHEKELIFDANFTFKEGEIVEVDEETAAILKNSRFAQNFLIRPIGEKLPACSGCSALGSKSVITDPFKLAGESDNAKPGCSSDVAGGCCL
- the AS3MT gene encoding arsenite methyltransferase isoform X3 — protein: MIRLRWKLLEAVAGSCIPQRVEPAGTTWCRLGKPAPPEIRPACPGAGPRECSAWGAGCGSAQVLESRGPADMAAPRDAEIRKDVQTYYGQVLKKSADLQTSACVTAARLVPKHIREALTNVHEEVALRYYGCGLVIPECLENCWILDLGSGSGRDCYVLSQLVGETGHVTGIDMTESQVEVAKKYIEYHMEKHGFQTPNVTFLHGYIENLEETGIKNESYDIVISNCVINLVPDKEPVLQEAYRVLKHGGELYFSDVYASLELPEEIRTHRILWGECLGGALYWKNLAILAQKIGFCTPRLVTANLITVQNKELERVIGDCRFVSATFRLFKLPKTGPAKRCQVIYNGGITGHEKELIFDANFTFKEGEIVEVDEETAAILKNSRFAQNFLIRPIGEKLPACSGCSALGSKLLTLQFLQAQLPLRLMGVFCECKFCT